The Microbacterium luteum genome includes a region encoding these proteins:
- a CDS encoding CGNR zinc finger domain-containing protein, producing the protein MTFTPDTIEALESSVHLANSALAPDTLTTIEALQEFYVRFAYTGAAPTAADLEPVRAIRPRLRALFVADRDGAVTLVNAILAEQGAVPQLTRHGDTDWHIHATTDDRPIHERILVETAMAMIDVIRADEMSRFGRCAAEDCDGVVIDLSRNRSRKYCSTACTNREAVAAYRARRRA; encoded by the coding sequence ATGACGTTCACTCCTGACACGATCGAAGCGCTGGAGTCGTCGGTGCACCTCGCGAACTCCGCGCTCGCTCCCGACACGCTCACGACGATCGAGGCGCTGCAGGAGTTCTACGTGCGCTTCGCCTACACCGGCGCCGCCCCCACCGCGGCCGACCTCGAGCCGGTCCGCGCGATCCGCCCCCGACTGCGCGCGCTGTTCGTCGCCGACCGCGACGGAGCGGTCACCCTCGTGAACGCGATCCTCGCCGAGCAGGGCGCCGTGCCGCAGCTGACCCGGCATGGCGATACCGACTGGCACATCCACGCCACGACCGATGACCGCCCGATCCACGAGCGGATCCTCGTGGAGACGGCGATGGCCATGATCGACGTCATCCGCGCCGACGAGATGAGCCGGTTCGGCCGGTGCGCGGCAGAGGATTGCGACGGTGTCGTGATCGACCTGTCGCGCAACCGGTCACGCAAGTACTGCTCGACCGCGTGCACGAACCGCGAGGCGGTCGCCGCCTACCGCGCGCGTCGCCGGGCCTGA
- the ppk2 gene encoding polyphosphate kinase 2, whose product MEDLRTQSLREYIEHLRESGYSVANGHTPDPDLIDPEGNPVYTWQEGYPYAERMDRDEYEIEKYRLQVELLKFQYWLEDTGGRAMILFEGRDAAGKGGTIKRFTEHLNPRSSRVVALTKPTEREQGQWYFQRYAKHFPSAGEIVMFDRSWYNRAGVERVMGFCSDEEYETFMDQAPTFEKMLIDSGIHLTKFWFSVSRTEQRTRFAMRQLDPVRQWKLSPMDIASLDRWEDYTAAKEEMFRRTDKKHAPWTIVRSNDKKRARLNAMRFFLNQFDYEGKDHDVIGEPDPQLVMRGKQETADE is encoded by the coding sequence ATGGAAGACCTGCGGACCCAGAGCCTGCGCGAGTACATCGAGCACCTCCGCGAGAGCGGCTACTCCGTCGCGAACGGGCACACACCCGACCCGGACCTGATCGATCCCGAGGGGAATCCGGTCTACACGTGGCAGGAGGGCTATCCCTACGCCGAGCGCATGGATCGCGACGAGTACGAGATCGAGAAGTACCGGCTGCAGGTGGAGCTGTTGAAGTTCCAGTACTGGCTCGAAGACACCGGCGGACGCGCCATGATCCTCTTCGAGGGGCGTGACGCGGCGGGAAAGGGCGGCACCATCAAGCGCTTCACCGAGCACCTGAACCCCCGCTCCTCGCGGGTGGTCGCCCTCACGAAGCCGACCGAGCGCGAGCAGGGCCAGTGGTACTTCCAGCGCTATGCAAAGCACTTTCCGAGCGCGGGTGAGATCGTCATGTTCGACCGCTCCTGGTACAACCGTGCCGGCGTCGAACGCGTCATGGGCTTCTGCTCCGACGAGGAGTACGAGACCTTCATGGATCAGGCGCCGACCTTCGAGAAGATGCTGATCGACAGCGGCATCCACCTCACGAAGTTCTGGTTCTCGGTCTCGCGCACCGAGCAGCGCACGCGCTTCGCCATGCGTCAGCTCGATCCGGTGCGCCAGTGGAAGCTGTCGCCGATGGACATCGCCTCGCTCGACCGGTGGGAGGACTACACCGCTGCGAAGGAGGAGATGTTCCGCCGCACCGACAAGAAGCACGCGCCGTGGACGATCGTGCGCTCGAACGACAAGAAGCGCGCGCGACTGAACGCGATGCGGTTCTTCCTGAACCAGTTCGACTACGAGGGCAAGGATCACGACGTGATCGGCGAACCCGACCCGCAGCTGGTGATGCGCGGCAAGCAGGAGACCGCCGACGAGTGA
- a CDS encoding isopenicillin N synthase family dioxygenase, which yields MTDSPVPVLDLSLLDDGPEAADRFRAELRRATHEVGFFSLVGHGIPDELQERLLTTSRAFFALPDEAKLEIENLTSPHFRGYARLGGELTQGQVDWREQIDIGPGREPIERGPEDPAYVVLEGPNLWPSALPELREVVEEWSETLTAIGRRLLEAWAQSLGAEPHTLLDLFAEDPQTHLKIVRYPGVPDDAPSRQGVGKHKDAGVLTLLWIEPGAGGLQVEYEGEWHDVPPVEGALIVNIGELLEWATDGYLRATVHRVIAPAEGTERISVPLFFNPALAVQMPRLDIDEQYRSTSRGIEQDPDNVIHGTYGENQLKSRLRAHPDVAAIHHPELLEESRKA from the coding sequence ATGACCGACTCCCCCGTTCCCGTCCTCGATCTTTCCCTGCTGGACGACGGCCCCGAAGCCGCCGACCGCTTCCGCGCCGAGCTGCGTCGCGCCACCCACGAGGTGGGCTTCTTCAGCCTCGTCGGACACGGCATCCCCGACGAGCTGCAGGAGCGCCTGCTGACGACCTCTCGCGCGTTCTTCGCCCTGCCCGACGAGGCCAAGCTCGAGATCGAGAACCTCACCTCACCGCACTTCCGCGGGTACGCCCGCCTCGGCGGCGAGCTGACGCAGGGTCAGGTCGACTGGCGCGAGCAGATCGACATCGGTCCCGGTCGTGAGCCGATCGAGCGCGGCCCGGAGGACCCGGCCTACGTCGTCCTCGAAGGACCGAATCTGTGGCCGAGCGCGCTCCCCGAGCTGCGCGAGGTGGTCGAGGAGTGGTCCGAGACGCTCACCGCGATCGGGCGCCGCCTGCTCGAGGCGTGGGCGCAGTCACTCGGCGCGGAGCCGCACACCCTGCTGGACCTCTTCGCCGAGGACCCGCAGACCCACCTCAAGATCGTTCGCTACCCGGGCGTGCCGGACGACGCGCCCTCTCGCCAGGGCGTCGGCAAGCACAAGGATGCCGGCGTGCTGACGCTGCTGTGGATCGAGCCGGGCGCCGGCGGGCTCCAGGTGGAGTACGAGGGGGAATGGCACGACGTGCCCCCGGTCGAGGGCGCCCTCATCGTCAACATCGGGGAGCTGCTGGAGTGGGCGACCGACGGATACCTGCGCGCGACGGTGCACCGGGTCATCGCTCCCGCCGAAGGCACCGAGCGCATATCGGTGCCCCTGTTCTTCAACCCCGCGCTCGCGGTGCAGATGCCCCGTCTCGACATCGACGAGCAGTACCGGTCGACCTCCCGCGGCATCGAGCAGGACCCCGACAACGTCATCCACGGCACGTACGGCGAGAACCAGCTGAAGTCGCGGCTGCGCGCCCACCCCGACGTGGCGGCCATCCACCACCCGGAGCTCCTCGAGGAGTCCCGCAAGGCCTGA